A DNA window from Roseofilum capinflatum BLCC-M114 contains the following coding sequences:
- a CDS encoding sterol desaturase family protein, with protein sequence MLILAIVLKAIMVAILGLIFGDFLSTFIYHVPEHAFGKFHVTVHHSKNKDFYHYAVLSPQWKVLLDGILGIAPYFLLLPIFLPISVSGCILCYLCGQGHVIWRHTTALSWQTPEKISKVCQYLGIVTPEFHWQHHKNAHEAFGDIFVFYDKPARAWLKFLLNLKRRVPIF encoded by the coding sequence GTGCTTATTTTAGCGATCGTCTTGAAAGCAATCATGGTTGCGATTTTGGGACTCATATTCGGAGATTTCCTATCTACGTTTATATACCACGTCCCAGAACATGCTTTTGGTAAGTTTCATGTCACAGTTCACCATAGTAAAAACAAGGATTTCTATCATTATGCTGTTTTGAGTCCACAATGGAAGGTCTTACTCGATGGAATATTAGGAATTGCGCCTTACTTCCTTCTTTTACCTATTTTTTTACCCATTTCAGTTTCGGGCTGTATTTTATGTTATTTATGCGGTCAGGGTCATGTCATTTGGAGACATACAACTGCCCTAAGTTGGCAAACGCCTGAAAAGATCAGCAAAGTTTGTCAATATTTGGGTATTGTTACCCCTGAATTCCATTGGCAACACCATAAAAATGCTCATGAAGCATTTGGAGATATTTTTGTTTTTTATGATAAGCCAGCAAGAGCATGGCTTAAGTTCCTGTTGAACCTAAAACGTAGGGTTCCTATCTTCTAG
- a CDS encoding acyl-CoA desaturase: MIKQVSSETTIPETALPEAASPPQLNWIIIAVMIAMHIGVVLAFFPPFFSWSAVGVFLVLHIITGSGVEIGWHRLASHRSFTCPKWVEYFFVFCGTFSGLSSPIDWAGTHRIHHAHSDKEGDYHNINKGFWWSHFIWILYHKPDIDEKVAKVTKDIKDDPFYQFCDRYLLVLHFGLAAILFALGGLPWVMWGSVVRVVLLWHGAWGVNSFAHAFGYRTYDTDDKSTNLWWLVPLTYGQGWHNNHHAFPYSARCGLKWWEIDPSWGVISLLHRVGLVTKVRLPNQS, translated from the coding sequence ATGATCAAACAAGTTAGTTCAGAAACCACTATTCCTGAAACCGCTCTTCCTGAAGCTGCATCCCCTCCCCAATTAAACTGGATCATCATAGCTGTGATGATTGCCATGCATATCGGGGTAGTTTTAGCCTTTTTCCCCCCATTCTTTAGTTGGTCTGCCGTTGGCGTTTTTCTAGTTCTGCACATCATTACCGGTTCAGGAGTGGAAATTGGCTGGCATCGTTTAGCGAGCCACCGTAGTTTTACTTGTCCCAAATGGGTTGAATATTTTTTTGTCTTCTGTGGAACCTTTAGTGGTTTGTCTAGCCCCATTGATTGGGCGGGAACCCATCGCATCCATCATGCCCATTCCGATAAGGAGGGGGATTATCACAATATTAATAAGGGATTCTGGTGGAGCCATTTTATCTGGATTCTCTACCATAAACCTGACATAGATGAGAAAGTTGCCAAAGTCACTAAAGATATTAAAGACGATCCATTCTATCAATTCTGCGATCGCTATCTCCTCGTCTTGCACTTCGGTCTCGCTGCCATCCTCTTTGCCCTGGGAGGCTTACCTTGGGTAATGTGGGGAAGCGTTGTCCGCGTCGTTCTCCTTTGGCATGGTGCTTGGGGTGTCAACAGTTTTGCCCACGCTTTCGGCTATCGAACCTATGACACCGATGATAAATCCACCAACCTTTGGTGGTTAGTCCCCTTGACTTACGGACAAGGTTGGCACAACAACCATCATGCCTTTCCCTACTCTGCTCGTTGTGGCTTAAAATGGTGGGAAATCGATCCCAGTTGGGGAGTCATTAGCCTGTTACATCGAGTCGGCTTAGTGACCAAAGTCCGACTTCCCAATCAATCCTAA
- a CDS encoding fatty acid desaturase: protein MKTAIAQPSERLQADAKIGLDPNIRLRDILDTLPKEVFVKHPLKAWTGVITNIILVGLGWWGTANAPWYLLPLLWLFTGSAFTGLFVIAHDCGHRSFSNRKWVNNLVGHLVLIPCIYPFHAWRIQHNIHHKYTNCLEIDNAWTAYSREEYNQFPPIEQWAYRHLRGKFWWLASAVHWAKIHFQWWTFEGKQREQVRFSVLFVLAQMAIGFPLLIATTGWWGLVNYWLMPWLVFHFWMSTITLLHHTKPDIPFKPQSEWNEAEAQLMGTAHCQYPRWFEWMAHDINVHVPHHISTAIPWYNLRQAHASLEENWGEYMTTNEFSFSSLWKITSVCHLYDEDKCYQPFTQQG, encoded by the coding sequence ATGAAAACAGCGATCGCACAACCGTCTGAACGCCTGCAAGCAGACGCAAAGATCGGACTCGATCCCAATATTCGCCTTCGAGATATTTTAGACACCCTTCCCAAGGAAGTGTTTGTCAAACATCCCTTGAAAGCCTGGACAGGGGTAATCACCAATATCATCCTCGTCGGTTTAGGATGGTGGGGAACCGCTAACGCCCCTTGGTACTTACTGCCCCTTCTCTGGCTCTTCACCGGTAGCGCCTTCACCGGCCTATTCGTTATCGCCCATGACTGCGGACACCGGTCTTTCTCCAATCGTAAATGGGTGAATAACCTCGTCGGCCATCTCGTTCTCATTCCTTGCATTTATCCCTTTCACGCTTGGCGCATTCAACATAACATCCATCATAAATATACCAACTGCCTAGAAATTGATAATGCTTGGACAGCCTACTCCCGCGAAGAATATAACCAGTTCCCTCCGATTGAACAATGGGCCTATCGCCACCTGCGGGGTAAATTTTGGTGGTTAGCCTCCGCCGTTCATTGGGCAAAAATCCACTTCCAATGGTGGACTTTTGAAGGTAAACAGCGAGAGCAAGTCCGGTTTTCCGTCCTCTTTGTCCTTGCTCAAATGGCGATCGGATTCCCCTTACTCATTGCCACCACGGGATGGTGGGGCTTGGTTAACTATTGGCTCATGCCTTGGCTCGTCTTCCATTTCTGGATGAGTACCATTACCCTCCTGCACCACACCAAACCCGATATTCCCTTTAAACCCCAATCGGAATGGAATGAAGCAGAAGCCCAACTGATGGGAACAGCCCATTGTCAATATCCCCGATGGTTTGAATGGATGGCCCATGATATTAATGTTCATGTTCCCCATCACATCTCTACTGCTATCCCCTGGTACAATCTGCGTCAGGCTCATGCCAGTCTAGAAGAAAACTGGGGAGAATACATGACGACTAATGAATTTTCCTTCTCTTCCCTCTGGAAAATTACCAGCGTTTGTCATTTATACGATGAGGACAAATGCTATCAACCCTTTACCCAGCAAGGATAA